The Homo sapiens chromosome 5, GRCh38.p14 Primary Assembly genome includes a window with the following:
- the F2RL2 gene encoding proteinase-activated receptor 3 isoform 1 precursor (isoform 1 precursor is encoded by transcript variant 1) translates to MKALIFAAAGLLLLLPTFCQSGMENDTNNLAKPTLPIKTFRGAPPNSFEEFPFSALEGWTGATITVKIKCPEESASHLHVKNATMGYLTSSLSTKLIPAIYLLVFVVGVPANAVTLWMLFFRTRSICTTVFYTNLAIADFLFCVTLPFKIAYHLNGNNWVFGEVLCRATTVIFYGNMYCSILLLACISINRYLAIVHPFTYRGLPKHTYALVTCGLVWATVFLYMLPFFILKQEYYLVQPDITTCHDVHNTCESSSPFQLYYFISLAFFGFLIPFVLIIYCYAAIIRTLNAYDHRWLWYVKASLLILVIFTICFAPSNIILIIHHANYYYNNTDGLYFIYLIALCLGSLNSCLDPFLYFLMSKTRNHSTAYLTK, encoded by the exons ATGAAAGCCCTCATCTTTGCAGCTGCTGGCCTCCTGCTTCTGTTGCCCACTTTTTGTCAGAGTG GCATGGAAAATGATACAAACAACTTGGCAAAGCCAACCTTACCCATTAAGACCTTTCGTGGAGCTCCCCCAAATTCTTTTGAAGAGTTCCCCTTTTCTGCCTTGGAAGGCTGGACAGGAGCCACGATTACTGTAAAAATTAAGTGCCCTGAAGAAAGTGCTTCACATCTCCATGTGAAAAATGCTACCATGGGGTACCTGACCAGCTCCTTAAGTACTAAACTGATACCTGCCATCTACCTCCTGGTGTTTGTAGTTGGTGTCCCGGCCAATGCTGTGACCCTGTGGATGCTTTTCTTCAGGACCAGATCCATCTGTACCACTGTATTCTACACCAACCTGGCCattgcagattttcttttttgtgttacATTGCCCTTTAAGATAGCTTATCATCTCAATGGGAACAACTGGGTATTTGGAGAGGTCCTGTGCCGGGCCACCACAGTCATCTTCTATGGCAACATGTACTGCTCCATTCTGCTCCTTGCCTGCATCAGCATCAACCGCTACCTGGCCATCGTCCATCCTTTCACCTACCGGGGCCTGCCCAAGCACACCTATGCCTTGGTAACATGTGGACTGGTGTGGGCAACAGTTTTCTTATATATGCTGCCATTTTTCATACTGAAGCAGGAATATTATCTTGTTCAGCCAGACATCACCACCTGCCATGATGTTCACAACACTTGCGAGTCCTCATCTCCCTTCCAACTCTATTACTTCATCTCCTTGGCATTCTTTGGATTCTTAATTCCATTTGTGCTTATCATCTACTGCTATGCAGCCATCATCCGGACACTTAATGCATACGATCATAGATGGTTGTGGTATGTTAAGGCGAGTCTCCTCATCCTTGTGATTTTTACCATTTGCTTTGCTCCAAGcaatattattcttattattcacCATGCTAACTACTACTACAACAACACTGATggcttatattttatatatctcatAGCTTTGTGCCTGGGTAGTCTTAATAGTTGCTTAgatccattcctttattttctcatgtCAAAAACCAGAAATCACTCCACTGCTTACCTTACAAAATAG
- the F2RL2 gene encoding proteinase-activated receptor 3 isoform 2 (isoform 2 is encoded by transcript variant 2): protein MENDTNNLAKPTLPIKTFRGAPPNSFEEFPFSALEGWTGATITVKIKCPEESASHLHVKNATMGYLTSSLSTKLIPAIYLLVFVVGVPANAVTLWMLFFRTRSICTTVFYTNLAIADFLFCVTLPFKIAYHLNGNNWVFGEVLCRATTVIFYGNMYCSILLLACISINRYLAIVHPFTYRGLPKHTYALVTCGLVWATVFLYMLPFFILKQEYYLVQPDITTCHDVHNTCESSSPFQLYYFISLAFFGFLIPFVLIIYCYAAIIRTLNAYDHRWLWYVKASLLILVIFTICFAPSNIILIIHHANYYYNNTDGLYFIYLIALCLGSLNSCLDPFLYFLMSKTRNHSTAYLTK, encoded by the coding sequence ATGGAAAATGATACAAACAACTTGGCAAAGCCAACCTTACCCATTAAGACCTTTCGTGGAGCTCCCCCAAATTCTTTTGAAGAGTTCCCCTTTTCTGCCTTGGAAGGCTGGACAGGAGCCACGATTACTGTAAAAATTAAGTGCCCTGAAGAAAGTGCTTCACATCTCCATGTGAAAAATGCTACCATGGGGTACCTGACCAGCTCCTTAAGTACTAAACTGATACCTGCCATCTACCTCCTGGTGTTTGTAGTTGGTGTCCCGGCCAATGCTGTGACCCTGTGGATGCTTTTCTTCAGGACCAGATCCATCTGTACCACTGTATTCTACACCAACCTGGCCattgcagattttcttttttgtgttacATTGCCCTTTAAGATAGCTTATCATCTCAATGGGAACAACTGGGTATTTGGAGAGGTCCTGTGCCGGGCCACCACAGTCATCTTCTATGGCAACATGTACTGCTCCATTCTGCTCCTTGCCTGCATCAGCATCAACCGCTACCTGGCCATCGTCCATCCTTTCACCTACCGGGGCCTGCCCAAGCACACCTATGCCTTGGTAACATGTGGACTGGTGTGGGCAACAGTTTTCTTATATATGCTGCCATTTTTCATACTGAAGCAGGAATATTATCTTGTTCAGCCAGACATCACCACCTGCCATGATGTTCACAACACTTGCGAGTCCTCATCTCCCTTCCAACTCTATTACTTCATCTCCTTGGCATTCTTTGGATTCTTAATTCCATTTGTGCTTATCATCTACTGCTATGCAGCCATCATCCGGACACTTAATGCATACGATCATAGATGGTTGTGGTATGTTAAGGCGAGTCTCCTCATCCTTGTGATTTTTACCATTTGCTTTGCTCCAAGcaatattattcttattattcacCATGCTAACTACTACTACAACAACACTGATggcttatattttatatatctcatAGCTTTGTGCCTGGGTAGTCTTAATAGTTGCTTAgatccattcctttattttctcatgtCAAAAACCAGAAATCACTCCACTGCTTACCTTACAAAATAG